One region of Marivirga arenosa genomic DNA includes:
- a CDS encoding DUF5675 family protein has protein sequence MEFELKRTYKPSGTNGALWYDGSLVCHTIELPWRENKVNISCIPEGRYLLEKRITHERGFHLILKNLPGRSWILIHPANDALTELQGCIAPVMKLSGIGKGIHSRKAMDKLLESFEEVQKENELVYLTIKKQSNMNIIKRAQQPTPKFFKKLRTAGLILAAIGGAILSAPISLPAGVITLAGYLTVGASVLTAVSQVTVENESIDSKEKLSKSQDHASP, from the coding sequence GTGGAGTTTGAATTAAAGCGAACCTATAAACCAAGCGGAACTAATGGAGCTCTTTGGTATGATGGATCACTGGTCTGTCATACCATCGAACTTCCCTGGAGGGAGAATAAAGTAAATATCAGTTGCATTCCTGAGGGGAGATACCTTTTGGAAAAAAGGATTACTCATGAAAGAGGATTTCATCTGATCTTGAAAAATTTACCAGGACGAAGCTGGATTTTAATCCATCCTGCGAATGATGCGCTTACGGAATTGCAGGGATGTATAGCTCCTGTGATGAAGCTTAGCGGTATAGGTAAAGGTATTCATTCACGAAAAGCAATGGATAAACTTTTAGAATCCTTTGAGGAGGTTCAAAAAGAAAATGAATTGGTATATCTCACCATTAAAAAACAATCAAATATGAATATTATAAAACGAGCTCAGCAGCCAACCCCTAAATTCTTTAAGAAGCTAAGAACTGCAGGACTGATATTGGCCGCCATAGGAGGTGCTATATTGAGTGCACCGATAAGTTTACCCGCTGGAGTGATTACCCTAGCAGGTTATTTGACTGTAGGGGCTAGTGTATTGACTGCAGTCAGTCAGGTAACGGTAGAAAATGAATCAATAGATTCGAAAGAGAAGCTTAGTAAAAGTCAGGATCATGCAAGTCCATGA
- a CDS encoding medium chain dehydrogenase/reductase family protein, producing MEYKKVVISEYGAPNVLKTVSEKELPKPKKGEIRIKVLTTSACFTDTLIRRGVYPAVRKKPPFSPGYDLIGVVDALGEGVDNLAVGQKVGDLTVIGAYTEYICLDANAVVPVPAQLDDAEAVSMILSYLTAYQMLHRFTKVKNGDTILIHAVSGAVGAALVKLGKLMNLKMYGTASEKKHEFVKDLGAIPIDYKNNDFEEVIKAKEPDGIDAVFDPIGGNYFPKSLNTLKKNGTLIAYGYQNSVDGKGGNVVFDFFKVLFWNLLPTKPSAKFYVITSERKKHPNWFKDDLKTLFKLLEKKKIKPSIGKIMNLEDAAEAHELVENYKIEGKIILRVNNP from the coding sequence ATGGAATATAAGAAAGTTGTCATTTCAGAATATGGAGCTCCAAACGTATTAAAAACAGTTAGTGAAAAAGAACTTCCCAAGCCTAAAAAAGGTGAAATCAGGATTAAAGTTTTAACTACAAGCGCTTGCTTTACAGACACACTTATACGAAGAGGTGTTTATCCTGCAGTCAGAAAAAAACCACCGTTTTCACCTGGATATGATTTAATAGGTGTGGTCGATGCTTTAGGTGAAGGAGTTGATAATTTAGCTGTTGGGCAAAAAGTTGGCGATTTAACTGTAATTGGTGCTTACACAGAATACATTTGTCTGGATGCTAACGCTGTAGTTCCAGTTCCAGCTCAATTAGATGATGCAGAAGCAGTTAGTATGATATTATCTTATCTTACAGCCTATCAAATGCTTCATAGATTTACCAAAGTGAAGAATGGGGATACGATTTTGATTCATGCCGTTTCAGGTGCTGTGGGTGCAGCATTAGTAAAGCTAGGTAAACTCATGAATCTAAAAATGTATGGTACTGCTTCTGAAAAAAAACATGAGTTTGTAAAAGACTTAGGAGCAATTCCTATTGACTACAAGAATAATGATTTTGAAGAGGTAATAAAAGCAAAAGAACCAGATGGTATTGATGCTGTTTTTGATCCAATTGGAGGAAATTATTTTCCAAAGTCATTAAATACTCTTAAAAAGAATGGAACTTTAATAGCTTATGGCTATCAGAATTCAGTGGATGGAAAAGGTGGTAATGTAGTATTCGATTTCTTTAAAGTACTTTTTTGGAATTTACTCCCAACAAAACCTTCCGCTAAGTTTTATGTAATCACTTCTGAAAGAAAAAAACATCCTAATTGGTTTAAAGATGATCTAAAAACACTTTTCAAATTATTAGAAAAGAAAAAGATCAAACCAAGTATTGGTAAAATAATGAACTTAGAAGATGCTGCAGAAGCACATGAGTTAGTAGAAAATTATAAAATAGAAGGGAAAATTATTTTACGAGTAAACAATCCATAA
- a CDS encoding FG-GAP-like repeat-containing protein, translated as MKKLFLFIISLFSFLTISIAQEICNDGIDNDGDGFIDCFDGDCASDTACDGFYMSNDVSCNAEPNMFSPFSIQQGYKSNNDVTLSLSRIAVGDLDRDGIPEILSTNRYRDRVYILSGDDATVKHQATINNPSFYSASMVNLEDDNCGEVFVISEVSLNRYTIASLDCQLNLLWVSDSLNQNPVQLNYADFNRDGVPEMYYKDEIRDPLTGTRIVESQTVNWDEIPGGGVAVDIIGDEDLELVLGNKIYAVNLGDRSQDSGNLTLLATMPASFRVKSGSYNSGTSSSTTVVDYNLDGNLDVIVTGATNGDPTTNVTTVFLWDVANNTTKLFSDPRGTGDYQFGWRRGMGRVNVGDIDGDGLLNAVFVSGRYFYALDENWESHWNDSFGDPNPIVINEESSGITSSTLFDLNGDGLTEIIYRDEDYLYIINGNDGSIDTQLSCRSRTQIENPIVADIDADGAAEICVTCFSEDFRPGSRGVELGLGDPAEVRIYKSAGAPWVPARRVWNQNAYFNVNINDDLTVPQNQQKHQAVFSNGVCTAGPSRPLNNFLNQSPFLSSDGCPTYPSSDLSIISSTFAISEPTCPDQDFTLSFDFENIGDVAVNGQIPVTFYDGDPLVAGATKLNTELISVNIDVGETVSAQDVTVNGTGANFRLYAVLNDDGSSNPSPITLPNTNFLECDFFNNIISAEINPIPFELSTEVIDNITCSSGGLPPNGSVRVFKLEGTTEVTADYDFYWFDGTTVLGTPDFVGSTYSGLEAGTYTVFATNTLVGCSSDTIQVVVEDYIEPLNATITVNSGNSNCQIPNGELSVAVNGGEPVGNFEYEWYEGNTVGGGLQISNSHIATGLSSAAYTVLVTEIATGCQTIESINVPDETNPPVATASATDIVCSDTNSGVVTASVGGNTAGYTFEWYIGTSEKPTPDYTGATVNNLPEGSYTVKVTDNTGGCESDLVTVDVNQTQAPEIDAISSTENNSCDISNPNGTVTVSIIGNVADHTIEWFAGAGTTATIVGTGTSVSGLGGGEYTAKVTNNDTGCSATEIVTINNNIIIPNLTVTTDPVTTCNPYNGRIEAIVDLDTEADYTFFWYKGSAVKNETDFDETGAILDSLAPGFYTVQAMNNNRSCLTNIETIEIIDEASFTASILNSEDKDFGSVANGSITIEISRPNRVYEILLNGEFFSIVNVNTQEIIIDSLSEGNYNIQLTDTSSACTASLSAEIFTKPNTATDILSFELESSTSDAIINTENHTVEIEVEGLTDLTDLIPEIEISEGASISPATNIGRDFTEAVQYTVTAQDESTTQDWEVIVTKAEIVKEDQTITFNLPDTLSQDQSPYPLVASSSSGLPVRFSVERGSASIFDNKLIITSGSVVSVKAYQVGNDTINSAEVIKTVAVLGTYDISVNVKRPDDSPLEEGIAKLFYLNGGLYQRTEFTNGDLSFEDVRSADYILQIIPVGSLTSDIFPTYYANTLFNKAASPLRLNNNLSLNMKMKAKRSASNGNRQINGKVVWSDNQSNSRVSTGKLEDGEGVSEVILYLKNDANGEVVNGAVTDLEGNFKMENLTNGEFELLLDIPGLEESATSFELPIDGQIIELSVMVYINDKGIVDFEIITILSNDLAIDQLNLFPNPTSGILYLNGYQGEKQEVSIVSSNGAIVKTIWLRNEQNQEIDLTDLDEGVYYLKSENGNQSMLKIIKKQ; from the coding sequence ATGAAAAAATTATTTCTATTTATCATTTCCCTCTTTTCCTTTTTAACAATTAGCATCGCTCAAGAAATCTGTAATGATGGCATTGATAATGATGGAGACGGTTTTATTGACTGTTTCGATGGAGATTGTGCGTCAGATACAGCTTGTGATGGCTTTTATATGAGCAACGATGTTTCCTGTAATGCCGAGCCCAATATGTTCTCCCCATTTTCAATACAGCAAGGATATAAATCAAATAATGATGTGACCTTAAGTCTGAGCCGTATTGCAGTTGGAGATTTAGATCGGGACGGAATTCCTGAAATATTATCTACAAATAGATATCGAGACAGAGTTTATATTTTAAGTGGTGATGATGCCACAGTAAAGCACCAAGCTACAATTAACAATCCAAGTTTTTATTCAGCTTCAATGGTTAATCTTGAAGATGATAATTGTGGAGAAGTATTTGTAATTAGTGAGGTTTCTTTAAATAGGTATACAATAGCTTCTTTAGATTGTCAATTGAATCTATTGTGGGTTTCAGATAGTTTAAATCAAAATCCAGTTCAATTGAATTATGCAGATTTTAATAGAGATGGTGTGCCCGAAATGTATTATAAGGATGAAATTAGAGACCCTCTTACAGGAACTAGAATCGTGGAGTCTCAAACTGTAAATTGGGATGAAATTCCTGGGGGTGGAGTTGCAGTAGATATAATTGGAGATGAAGATTTAGAATTAGTATTAGGTAATAAAATCTATGCGGTTAATTTGGGGGATAGAAGTCAGGATTCGGGTAATTTAACGCTTCTAGCTACTATGCCAGCATCTTTTCGTGTTAAAAGCGGTAGTTATAATTCTGGTACATCTTCAAGCACAACTGTTGTTGATTATAATTTAGATGGTAATTTAGATGTGATTGTCACTGGGGCCACAAATGGTGATCCCACAACGAATGTCACTACTGTATTCTTATGGGATGTTGCTAATAATACTACTAAATTATTTAGCGATCCACGTGGTACTGGAGATTACCAGTTTGGCTGGAGAAGAGGGATGGGAAGAGTTAATGTTGGAGATATTGATGGAGATGGGCTACTAAATGCAGTATTTGTCTCTGGAAGATATTTCTATGCCTTAGACGAGAACTGGGAGTCTCATTGGAATGATTCATTTGGTGACCCAAATCCAATCGTAATAAATGAAGAATCTTCTGGTATAACAAGTAGTACTTTATTTGATTTAAATGGAGATGGACTAACCGAAATCATTTACAGAGATGAAGATTATCTTTATATAATCAATGGAAATGATGGAAGTATTGACACTCAACTATCATGTCGTTCCAGAACTCAAATTGAAAACCCCATAGTTGCAGATATAGATGCTGATGGAGCTGCCGAAATTTGTGTGACTTGCTTTAGTGAAGATTTCAGGCCTGGTTCAAGAGGAGTTGAACTGGGATTGGGTGATCCTGCTGAAGTAAGAATCTATAAATCAGCTGGAGCACCATGGGTACCTGCAAGAAGGGTTTGGAATCAGAATGCGTATTTTAATGTCAATATCAATGATGATTTAACCGTTCCCCAAAATCAGCAGAAGCATCAGGCAGTATTTTCTAATGGAGTGTGTACCGCTGGACCGAGCCGTCCATTAAATAACTTTTTAAATCAGTCACCCTTTTTAAGTTCTGATGGATGTCCGACTTATCCTTCCTCTGATCTAAGTATTATTAGTTCAACTTTTGCAATTTCCGAACCAACCTGTCCTGATCAGGATTTCACCTTAAGTTTTGACTTTGAAAACATAGGTGATGTGGCTGTTAATGGACAGATTCCAGTTACCTTTTATGATGGTGATCCTTTAGTTGCAGGTGCTACTAAATTAAATACTGAATTGATCTCAGTTAATATTGATGTAGGTGAAACTGTTTCAGCTCAGGATGTTACGGTTAATGGTACAGGAGCTAATTTTAGGTTATATGCTGTTCTAAATGATGATGGTTCTTCTAATCCTAGCCCTATAACTCTACCAAATACTAATTTTTTAGAATGTGATTTCTTCAATAATATTATTTCAGCAGAAATCAATCCAATACCTTTTGAATTATCCACTGAAGTAATAGATAATATAACTTGTAGCTCAGGTGGCTTGCCACCAAATGGCTCTGTCAGAGTATTTAAGTTAGAAGGAACTACTGAAGTTACCGCTGACTATGATTTCTATTGGTTTGATGGAACTACAGTATTAGGTACTCCTGATTTTGTAGGCTCCACTTATTCAGGTTTAGAAGCTGGTACTTACACTGTGTTTGCTACCAACACATTAGTAGGCTGTAGTTCTGATACAATTCAAGTGGTAGTAGAAGATTATATAGAACCATTAAATGCTACAATTACAGTAAACAGTGGAAATTCAAACTGTCAAATTCCGAATGGAGAATTATCAGTAGCAGTAAATGGCGGAGAGCCTGTTGGGAATTTTGAATACGAATGGTATGAAGGAAATACTGTTGGGGGTGGACTTCAAATCAGTAACAGTCATATTGCAACAGGTTTGAGTTCAGCTGCCTATACGGTATTGGTAACTGAGATAGCAACAGGTTGCCAAACTATTGAATCTATTAATGTACCTGATGAAACTAACCCTCCTGTAGCAACAGCGAGTGCCACAGATATTGTTTGTTCGGATACGAATTCTGGAGTAGTAACGGCCTCTGTAGGAGGCAATACTGCAGGATATACTTTTGAATGGTATATAGGGACTAGTGAAAAACCTACGCCTGATTATACTGGGGCTACTGTAAATAATCTTCCTGAAGGAAGCTACACTGTTAAAGTAACTGATAATACAGGTGGTTGTGAATCTGACTTGGTAACAGTTGATGTGAATCAAACTCAAGCTCCGGAAATAGACGCTATTTCAAGCACAGAAAATAACTCATGTGATATTAGTAATCCAAATGGTACGGTAACCGTTTCTATAATCGGTAATGTAGCTGATCATACTATTGAATGGTTCGCAGGTGCCGGAACAACAGCTACAATTGTTGGAACAGGAACAAGTGTTAGCGGACTTGGCGGTGGAGAGTATACGGCAAAAGTGACCAATAATGACACCGGATGTTCGGCTACTGAAATTGTAACGATCAATAATAACATCATTATTCCAAATTTAACTGTAACAACAGATCCTGTTACCACTTGTAATCCATATAATGGTAGGATAGAAGCAATCGTTGATTTAGATACGGAAGCTGATTACACTTTCTTCTGGTATAAAGGATCTGCAGTAAAAAACGAGACTGATTTTGATGAAACTGGCGCAATATTAGATAGTTTAGCACCTGGCTTTTATACAGTTCAAGCAATGAATAATAATAGGAGTTGCCTGACTAATATTGAAACAATTGAAATTATTGATGAGGCCTCATTTACCGCAAGCATATTGAATAGCGAAGATAAAGATTTCGGTTCTGTTGCCAATGGTTCTATTACGATTGAGATAAGCAGACCAAATCGTGTTTATGAAATTCTTTTAAATGGAGAATTCTTTAGTATTGTCAATGTAAATACGCAGGAGATCATAATTGATAGTTTATCGGAAGGTAATTATAATATTCAGCTTACCGATACCAGCTCAGCTTGTACTGCTAGCCTTTCCGCTGAAATATTTACCAAGCCTAACACAGCAACCGATATCCTTAGCTTTGAGTTAGAATCCTCTACATCCGATGCTATTATTAATACTGAAAATCATACGGTAGAAATTGAAGTGGAAGGCTTGACCGATCTCACTGATTTAATTCCGGAAATTGAAATTTCAGAGGGTGCTTCTATTTCTCCAGCGACTAACATAGGTAGGGACTTTACCGAAGCTGTGCAATATACGGTCACTGCTCAAGATGAAAGTACAACTCAAGATTGGGAAGTTATTGTGACAAAAGCGGAGATAGTTAAGGAAGATCAAACCATTACCTTCAATCTTCCAGATACATTGTCTCAGGATCAGTCTCCTTATCCCTTGGTAGCTTCATCTTCTAGTGGTCTGCCGGTTCGTTTCAGCGTAGAAAGAGGATCAGCTAGTATTTTTGATAACAAACTTATCATAACCAGCGGATCAGTGGTTAGTGTTAAAGCCTATCAAGTAGGAAATGATACCATAAACAGCGCTGAGGTAATTAAAACGGTAGCTGTGCTAGGTACCTATGATATTTCTGTTAATGTTAAGCGACCAGATGACTCTCCTTTAGAAGAGGGGATAGCAAAGCTTTTTTACCTAAATGGTGGACTGTATCAAAGAACTGAATTTACCAATGGTGATTTAAGCTTTGAAGACGTGCGTTCTGCTGACTATATATTACAGATAATTCCAGTGGGTAGTCTTACGTCTGATATTTTCCCTACTTACTATGCTAATACCTTATTTAATAAGGCTGCTTCCCCACTAAGGTTAAATAATAATTTAAGCTTAAACATGAAAATGAAGGCTAAAAGGAGTGCCTCAAATGGAAATCGTCAAATTAATGGTAAAGTTGTGTGGTCTGACAATCAGTCTAACTCAAGGGTGTCTACTGGTAAATTAGAAGATGGAGAAGGCGTTAGTGAGGTGATTTTATACCTTAAAAATGATGCAAATGGTGAGGTAGTAAACGGTGCCGTGACTGATCTAGAAGGGAATTTCAAAATGGAAAACTTAACTAATGGTGAGTTCGAATTACTGTTAGATATACCAGGCCTTGAAGAGTCAGCAACTTCTTTTGAATTACCTATTGATGGGCAAATAATTGAATTAAGTGTAATGGTTTATATAAATGATAAGGGTATAGTAGACTTTGAAATTATCACTATTTTGTCCAATGACTTAGCTATAGATCAACTGAACTTATTCCCTAACCCAACTTCGGGCATTCTTTATCTAAATGGATATCAAGGAGAGAAACAAGAAGTCTCTATCGTCTCAAGTAATGGTGCTATAGTTAAAACTATTTGGTTAAGAAATGAACAAAATCAGGAGATCGATTTAACAGATTTAGATGAAGGAGTATATTACCTGAAATCAGAAAATGGTAATCAAAGTATGCTCAAGATTATTAAAAAACAGTAA
- a CDS encoding FG-GAP-like repeat-containing protein, with the protein MKLLKKYIIFFIFTLFGYSSIAQDTFVESIKPKNTFSGNQIEITGSGLTGIDRVFFGASEGVVISSSDQLVEAEVPSGATYDNVLLFNSTTGLYYSADDFFLSFGGDQGVESSDFDTPQTNIDAASGLFDVVITDIDGDGKNDIVGANSNANFVTIARNLSTPGSLSLARNNLNIQTSSLNVTAGDLNGDGKPELIFSEGNDGDRILILINNSTPGNPNFSIQNIRIEGASTKRIVAKDLDLDGRIDLTISDQTNNQIIILKNTSNGSVSFDNPIYLTVDNAQSTAGLEVEDLNNDGKPEIITNQFLTDGGGFYVATNQGSVGNISFTDFKQFNSAGTFVNLKVADLNNDNKPDVVATLFLSSAVAVFLNQTPNGGVPDFGSAQNISTDRRPWGLDFGDIDGDGDIDIVTSTIGEDKAINVLNNEGGNNLSFNTVSIPVDFINRNIQVGDIDGDSKPDIVFSSVDDDNNNIVASKISILRNNRCIKPIITPEGPINFCEGNTVRLETQKIDGLTYEWFKDGASVKTGPENFIEFSDIASSGTYTVSLSTENGACNEVSEEIEVSITDASTLPSAELSANDPVCTGGTLTLTSTDVGANKYEWRGPEDFTAEGISVEVGNFNTTKAGRYFLDVYSGSCIIDSKSIIVEAVASPNFSITQSEGGILCQGESSELTVSPNNSNYTYQWFDSNGPITDATNVTYNPSESGEYYVEITDQVNAFCPKIYTDTLNVDFLEAPEVNFSLPENACIRTAVAFNDESTVADESLARYRWIFGDGNTSNEKDPTHVYNSEGVFEVSLEVSYEGLSSCSQTFTQEITVLGSINFSITASETSVCEGDEVSLSVEGEFESYSWDTGEETASITVTEDGTYGLTVVDANGCQGFSEIEIEVNPIPEVEIEASSLAVSIGDTVTLAVDGLDSFQWYADSTLIESSSDEIQITPLSTTSIIVEGVDENGCFGFAEVIIEVQQGEDLGDQLEAMKFFSPNGDGVADFWRIQNIQFFSDFEVEIYDQQGNLIYNAIPYNNDWDGTRSGTQVPDGVYYYVVKSAERGKIKAGSITLLR; encoded by the coding sequence ATGAAATTATTAAAAAAATATATCATCTTTTTTATTTTTACCCTTTTTGGATATTCCTCCATAGCTCAGGATACTTTTGTAGAATCCATTAAGCCTAAAAATACTTTTTCAGGTAATCAAATTGAAATTACCGGATCAGGCTTAACAGGAATTGATAGAGTTTTTTTTGGAGCTTCAGAAGGTGTGGTAATTAGTTCTTCAGATCAACTAGTTGAAGCAGAAGTACCTTCAGGTGCAACTTATGATAATGTCCTTCTTTTTAATTCTACCACTGGCTTATATTATTCAGCAGATGATTTCTTTTTAAGTTTTGGGGGAGATCAAGGTGTTGAAAGTTCAGATTTTGATACACCTCAAACTAATATAGATGCTGCAAGTGGGTTGTTCGATGTTGTTATTACTGATATAGATGGAGATGGAAAGAATGATATAGTTGGGGCTAATTCTAATGCTAATTTTGTAACTATAGCCAGGAATTTAAGTACGCCAGGCTCATTAAGTTTAGCTAGAAACAACCTGAATATTCAAACCTCATCCTTAAATGTAACCGCTGGAGATTTGAATGGTGATGGGAAGCCAGAACTCATTTTTTCTGAAGGGAATGATGGAGATCGAATATTAATTCTTATTAACAATAGTACCCCAGGTAACCCTAATTTTTCTATACAAAATATCAGGATAGAAGGTGCTTCAACCAAAAGAATTGTTGCCAAAGATCTTGATTTGGATGGTAGAATTGATTTAACCATATCTGACCAAACAAACAATCAGATTATCATTTTAAAAAATACATCTAATGGAAGTGTATCATTTGATAATCCTATTTATTTAACTGTTGATAACGCACAAAGTACTGCAGGTTTAGAAGTTGAGGATTTGAATAATGATGGTAAGCCTGAAATCATTACAAATCAATTTCTAACGGATGGTGGTGGATTTTATGTTGCTACCAATCAAGGGAGTGTAGGAAATATATCATTTACTGATTTTAAGCAATTCAATTCGGCAGGTACATTCGTAAACCTTAAAGTAGCAGATCTTAATAATGATAATAAACCGGATGTAGTGGCTACTTTGTTTTTAAGTTCGGCTGTTGCTGTTTTTTTAAATCAAACACCTAATGGCGGTGTACCAGATTTTGGTTCAGCACAGAATATTTCCACAGATAGAAGACCTTGGGGCCTTGATTTTGGAGATATTGACGGTGATGGTGATATTGATATTGTTACTTCCACAATTGGAGAAGACAAAGCAATCAATGTTTTAAATAATGAAGGTGGAAATAATTTAAGCTTTAATACTGTTTCTATCCCAGTAGATTTTATCAATAGAAACATTCAGGTTGGTGATATCGATGGAGATAGCAAACCAGATATTGTTTTCTCTAGCGTAGATGATGACAACAATAATATTGTAGCTTCTAAAATTTCAATATTAAGGAATAATAGGTGTATTAAGCCCATTATTACACCCGAAGGTCCAATCAATTTTTGCGAGGGGAATACGGTTCGATTAGAAACACAAAAGATAGATGGCTTAACCTATGAATGGTTTAAGGACGGTGCTTCCGTTAAGACTGGTCCTGAGAATTTTATTGAATTTTCTGATATTGCTTCTTCCGGAACCTATACTGTAAGTTTATCAACTGAAAATGGAGCATGTAATGAAGTGTCTGAAGAAATTGAGGTTTCAATTACTGATGCTTCAACTTTGCCAAGTGCAGAGTTAAGTGCTAATGATCCTGTTTGCACTGGTGGGACTCTTACCTTAACTTCTACAGATGTAGGAGCCAATAAATACGAATGGCGTGGCCCAGAAGATTTCACTGCAGAAGGAATATCAGTTGAAGTAGGAAATTTTAATACAACTAAAGCGGGAAGATATTTTCTTGATGTGTATTCTGGTTCATGTATAATAGATAGCAAAAGTATAATAGTAGAAGCTGTTGCAAGCCCCAATTTTTCTATTACCCAATCCGAGGGTGGGATTTTATGCCAAGGAGAATCTTCTGAGTTGACTGTTTCACCTAATAACTCAAATTACACATATCAGTGGTTCGATTCTAATGGCCCAATTACTGATGCAACCAATGTTACCTATAATCCTTCCGAGTCTGGTGAATATTATGTTGAAATTACCGATCAAGTCAATGCTTTTTGTCCGAAAATTTATACTGATACACTCAATGTAGATTTTTTAGAAGCTCCTGAAGTAAATTTTTCTCTACCTGAAAATGCCTGCATAAGAACAGCAGTTGCTTTTAATGATGAATCAACTGTAGCAGATGAGTCACTAGCACGGTATCGATGGATTTTTGGAGATGGAAATACTTCAAATGAAAAGGACCCTACTCATGTTTATAATTCGGAAGGAGTTTTTGAGGTAAGCTTGGAAGTATCTTACGAAGGTTTATCATCCTGCAGCCAAACTTTCACTCAGGAGATAACAGTACTGGGTTCAATAAATTTCTCAATAACCGCATCGGAGACTTCTGTTTGTGAAGGTGATGAAGTGAGTTTGTCTGTTGAAGGTGAGTTTGAATCTTATTCATGGGATACAGGTGAAGAAACTGCATCAATTACTGTTACAGAAGATGGTACCTATGGTTTAACCGTTGTAGATGCTAATGGGTGTCAGGGATTTTCTGAGATAGAAATAGAGGTAAATCCTATTCCTGAAGTGGAAATTGAAGCTTCTAGTTTAGCCGTGAGTATTGGCGATACGGTGACACTTGCGGTGGATGGTTTAGATTCATTTCAATGGTATGCTGATTCCACATTAATTGAAAGTTCATCTGATGAGATTCAAATAACTCCATTATCTACCACCTCTATCATAGTAGAGGGAGTTGATGAAAACGGATGCTTTGGTTTTGCAGAGGTCATAATTGAAGTACAGCAAGGGGAGGATTTAGGAGATCAGTTAGAGGCTATGAAATTTTTCTCGCCAAATGGAGATGGAGTAGCTGATTTTTGGAGAATTCAGAATATACAATTTTTCTCTGATTTTGAAGTGGAAATTTACGACCAGCAAGGAAATCTAATCTATAACGCGATTCCTTATAACAATGATTGGGATGGAACTCGCAGCGGAACCCAAGTACCGGATGGTGTGTATTACTATGTTGTTAAAAGTGCGGAGAGAGGTAAAATTAAAGCAGGAAGCATTACTTTGCTGAGATAG